One window of Lytechinus variegatus isolate NC3 chromosome 2, Lvar_3.0, whole genome shotgun sequence genomic DNA carries:
- the LOC121408445 gene encoding LOW QUALITY PROTEIN: CUE domain-containing protein 1-like (The sequence of the model RefSeq protein was modified relative to this genomic sequence to represent the inferred CDS: deleted 2 bases in 1 codon): protein MATPGGSSSSKKNKKKRNSAPVVSSPNTITYGPPPPQAGAYPAVPVQRPGYPMQPAFYAPAGYPVQPPGGFPAPAPAAGAPRMALPAIPVMPQQQMPPQTPQRQLDFEQAMSDFKGMFPEMDRDVIETVLRSNNGKVDETIDQLLKLNADIPDRAPPPAMPPSAAISVPPSHLPPEMIPPDNFPDQPPPYSPPEPDSPFSRFNSNTNAQSNTARGTPPVPSSRDPSSLPRTAPQLPPPRRARSVGGEESVSSATRDNYRNVMQRMEEMQTSRQWNPPMVGNLPSDFLRLSVSGGSPSGTAVSPSSQTSQPRMTPGIQQRLDENTSRRRSMGQHDAESNQMLEDEKLALMLQNEEFLHQLQQDPEFLSALERDYHDALREGRTTSSSTSGSSSMSTPTPTPPPRPSQHPLHRQPPPDLANRPLPATPPPELPFRPPGMRRENSGSSLPSSSVSGGGMTNGATSASGGLSMEDIEFRNKLNHMGKSSKTKLSLLAGRFQKKKKPSRKYETEDSGASDALLGGESLYEELKDNEPAHEHLLKVRKRSSKKRQLLCSGKQDSLLNHEDSDPYFFSR, encoded by the exons atggccACCCCTGGAGGATCGTCAAGCAgcaagaagaacaagaaaaagagGAACAGCGCCCCTGTAGTCTCGTCCCCCAACACCATCACATACGGACCTCCACCTCCCCAGGCAGGTGCCTATCCAGCAGTGCCGGTGCAGCGTCCGGGTTACCCTATGCAACCTGCATTCTACGCCCCTGCTGGGTACCCAGTACAGCCCCCTGGGGGTTTCCCTGCCCCTGCACCAGCAGCGGGTGCTCCTAGGATGGCACTCCCTGCCATCCCTGTGATGCCACAACAGCAGATGCCACCGCAGACACCACAGAGGCAACTAGACTTTGAGCAGGCAATGTCGGATTTCAAG GGTATGTTCCCTGAGATGGACCGGGATGTGATCGAGACTGTTCTGAGATCCAACAATGGTAAGGTAGATGAGACCATTGATCAGCTTTTGAAATTGAACGCCGACATCCCCGACAGGGCACCCCCACCTGCCATGCCCCCT TCAGCGGCTATCTCTGTACCCCCATCACACCTCCCACCAGAG ATGATTCCCCCTGATAATTTCCCTGATCAGCCACCTCCATACTCTCCTCCGGAACCAGATAGTCCTTTCTCAAGG TTCAACAGTAACACCAATGCCCAGTCCAACACTGCCAGAGGAACCCCTCCCGTGCCAAGCAGTCGCGACCCCAGCAGCCTACCCCGGACAGCCCCCCAGCTCCCTCCCCCTCGCAGGGCCCGGAGCGTGGGTGGAGAGGAGAGCGTGAGCAGCGCTACCAGGGATAACTACAGGAACGTGATGCAGAGAATGGAGGAGATGCAGACCTCAAGGCAATGGAATCCTCCGATGGTTGGCAATCTACCATCAGATTTCTTGAGGTTATCAGTCTCGGGAGGCTCGCCGTCAGGCACAGCTGTTTCGCCATCATCTCAAACA TCACAACCACGGATGACACCAGGCATTCAGCAGAGATTAGATGAGAACACCAGTAGACGGAGATCCATGGGTCAGCACGATGCGGAATCAAACCAGATGCTGGAGGATGAAAAGCTGGCGCTGATGCTCCAGAATGAGGAGTTCCTTCATCAGCTTCAGCAGGATCCTGAATTCCTGTCAGCCCTGGAGAGAG ATTACCATGATGCATTACGGGAGGGAAGGACCACCAGCAGTTCGACATCTGGATCTTCATCTATGTCAACTCCCACACCTACTCCCCCTCCACGCCCATCGCAACACCCTCTTCACCGGCAGCCTCCTCCAGACCTTGCCAATCGCCCCCTCCCTGCAACACCACCTCCAGAACTCCCATTTAGACCGCCTGGCATGAGGAGAGAAAACAGTGGGTCTTCTCTTCCTTCATCCAGTGTCTCGGGAGGCGGGATGACCAATGGAGCAACAAGTGCCTCTGGAGGACTCTCTATGGAAGATATTGAGTTCAGGAACAAACTCAACCATATGGGCAAAT CTTCCAAGACAAAATTATCTCTGCTGGCCGGAAGatttcagaagaaaaagaagccCTCAAGGAA ATATGAAACAGAAGATAGTGGTGCTAGTGATGCTTTGCTAGGGGGTGAAAGTCTTTATGAAGAATTGAAAGATAATGAGCCAGCTCATGAA CATTTATTGAAGGTTAGAAAACGATCATCCAAGAAAAGACAATTGCTTTGTAGTGGCAAGCAGGATTCCTTGTTAAATCATGAAGATTCCGATCCTTATTTCTTCTCCAGATGA